A single genomic interval of Candidatus Methylomirabilota bacterium harbors:
- a CDS encoding ribonuclease H-like domain-containing protein, translating to MKAYLDIETSFEGAITVVGLYATDRGLIQLIGTQISDVTVWQVLEGVETICTYNGSRFDLPVIRRRLGLDLFAAFHSHDLMYICWRYGLFGGLKRVEEQLGISRRSKGIDGMEAMRLWSRYEDSKDEQALQTLLTYNREDVLNLPILEARLVEFDRTYAHRD from the coding sequence ATGAAGGCCTACCTGGATATCGAAACCTCGTTCGAGGGCGCCATAACGGTTGTGGGCCTGTATGCGACCGATCGCGGCCTGATTCAGTTGATCGGTACCCAGATCAGCGATGTCACGGTCTGGCAGGTGCTTGAGGGCGTGGAGACGATCTGTACGTATAACGGGAGCCGCTTCGATCTCCCGGTGATCCGCCGTCGACTGGGTCTCGATCTGTTTGCGGCGTTCCACTCCCACGATCTGATGTATATCTGCTGGCGGTATGGCCTGTTCGGCGGGCTGAAGCGGGTGGAGGAGCAACTCGGCATCTCCAGGCGTTCCAAGGGGATCGATGGTATGGAAGCGATGCGGTTGTGGTCGAGATATGAGGACAGCAAGGACGAGCAGGCGTTGCAGACGCTTCTCACTTACAATAGGGAGGATGTCTTGAACCTCCCGATTCTCGAAGCGCGGCTCGTGGAGTTCGACAGGACGTATGCGCATCGCGATTAA